ATGTTAAACctaaaatgcatttttcatcACCATCACTCCACGttccaggtgtttttttttttacccttccACTGCAACagtacatattttgtatttttagaaaCTACGAAAATATTTTTTGTGAGGCTCGAGTATTATGTACCCTTCATAACTTGCCTTTGTTCTGGTTTAAAggttgtgtgtcttgtttattTTCGGCAAGCAATTATTCTAGCTTTTTGAGACCTAATGCTGGTACTTACTTTGCTCTCTCTCGCATGGCATCACCAAGACTTATATAGAATCTTATGAGAGGCTTGCAAGGATGACATCAGGTTTGACTCGTGTTGTCATTTCAAGTCAACCAATCATACTTTCTCTCTCGTTCCTAATCCACCAGGCATTTGCTCTGTaggtggacagagaggaggagtaggaggttGTGTTTTGGATCAGACTTTTGAAGTTGTCTCCACTACCATCTTCGTGACCATCATCCTCAGCTGAGCCATGTCTTCGTCGGGGTGCTGCCACCTACCTGGCTCCCTTTGTGATTACTCTGGGAATGCAGAATCTGATACCTCCAAGGATTCGGAGGAGTCTGATTCTACTGGGCAAGCCCAGTACATTGCCAAGGTTACGGCCAAAGATGGCCGCCCACTCTCCACCGTTGTCAAAGCGGTGAGCTTACAGAGGTAAGAGAGAGTGGCACTCAGATGGGTCCCGAATGAATATTGTAATTATTCTGTACTTTGGAAAATCGTCACATTGTTGTCTTCTCTCCTTTGCTCCATAGTGATGTGGGCATGTGTCGGATTTGTCATGAGGGAGCTGGAGGGGAGACACTGCTCTCACCCTGTGACTGCACTGGTACGCTGGGTAAAGTGCACAAGAGCTGCTTGGAGAAGTGGCTgtcctcctccaacaccagctaCTGTGAACTCTGTCACACAGAATTCACCATTGAACGACGACCACAACCACTCACACAGGTTAGAGGGTTTTTACTGCAAGGAGAAATCTTGGCCTCATACTGATAGGATTACAGTTTGATATGATTACAGTTTGATTAATTTTAAGCCATGTTGAGTCTGTGCCAGCTAGTTGCATCTTCAGGATATGAGATGATTGATAAGATGGTGGCCTGAAGAGCGCTCTCTTCACAAGAGTAGTTTTCACTTGCATcaatgcattctttttttgttacgCAAGAAACACCATTTTGATTTTTGACTATTTGTAATTGTCATTGCAAACTAAGATGCATCAATCAGCAAAATTAAGACTATGGTGATACTGTGACACATTTTTAGTTGAACCAACTTTTCATTAAACTTTTACTCAGTGGCTGAAGGACCCAGGCCCTCGCAGTGAGAAGCGCACGCTGCTGTGTGACATGGCCTGTTTCCTTCTCATCACGCCGCTGGCAGCCATCTCTGGCTGGCTGTGTCTGAGGGGAGCCCAGGACCACCTGCAACTAAAGAGCAGACTTGAGGCTGTCGGACTCATCGCCCTCACCATTGCCCTCTTCACCATCTACATACTCTGGACACTGGTAACTAATGCATTACTTTGCTTATTCTCCTGTCAATGAGAACAACATGCTGA
This Cyclopterus lumpus isolate fCycLum1 chromosome 17, fCycLum1.pri, whole genome shotgun sequence DNA region includes the following protein-coding sequences:
- the LOC117746974 gene encoding E3 ubiquitin-protein ligase MARCHF2-like; translation: MSSSGCCHLPGSLCDYSGNAESDTSKDSEESDSTGQAQYIAKVTAKDGRPLSTVVKAVSLQSDVGMCRICHEGAGGETLLSPCDCTGTLGKVHKSCLEKWLSSSNTSYCELCHTEFTIERRPQPLTQWLKDPGPRSEKRTLLCDMACFLLITPLAAISGWLCLRGAQDHLQLKSRLEAVGLIALTIALFTIYILWTLVSFRYHCQLYSEWRRTNQKVRLLMPDMKGAHTTQRSVPTKSTKKMTDETIV